The genomic interval GAACGAGATCGGTCTCGCCATCCTCGGACCGCTGCGCGAACTCGACGAGGTCGCGTTCCTGCGCTTCGCCAGCGTCTACCAGGAGTTCGACTCGCTCGAGGATTTCGAAGCGGCCATCAGTGAGCTGCGCGCAGACCACGCCGCGGCAGGATCGGACTCCGCCGACCGGTAGCCTGGCAGTGATGTATTCACTGCTCTTCCGCCACGTCCTGACGCGCTTCGATCCGGAGTTCGCCCACCACGCCGCCATGGCGGTCATCCGCGTGCTCGGCGCGCGGCCGTTCTCCTGGGCGACGCGCGCCATCACCGCGCCCTCGCCGGAACAGCAGGTGCACGCCCTCGGGCTGACCTTCCCGTCTGCGTTCGGCGTCGCCGCCGGATTCGACAAGAACGCCGTCGGCGTCCGGGGCCTTGACGCACTGGGTTTCGGTCATATCGAGATCGGCACGGTCACCGCCATCCCGCAGGAGGGGAATCCGAAGCCGCGCCTGTTCCGGCTGGTGCCCGACCGCGCCGTGATCAATCGGATGGGCTTCAACAATGCAGGGGCGGATGCTGCTGCCGACCGGCTGCGCGGGCTGCGCCGTCGGGCGCCGCGCGCCGTGATCGGTGCGAACATCGGCAAGAGCCGTGTGGTCGCCGTCGAGGACGCGATCGACGACTATGTCGCCTCGGCTGTGAAGCTCGCCCCGCTCGCCGACTATCTCGCCGTGAACGTCTCGTCACCGAATACGCCAGGTCTGCGCGGACTGCAGGCCGTCGAGACGCTCGCCCCGCTGCTGCGCGCGGTGAAGGCTGCCGCGGGCGCGACACCGCTGCTGGTGAAGATCGCGCCGGATCTTCCGGACGACGAGATCGGCGCCATCGCCCGATTGGCTGTGGATGAGGGACTGGCCGGCATCATCGCGCACAACACCACGATCGCGCGCGACGGGCTGCGCACGGACGCCGCCGTCGTCGAAGCGGCCGGTGCCGGCGGATTGTCCGGTGCGCCACTGAAGGAGCGCTCGCTGGAGGTGCTGGCCGTCGTCAAGGACGCCGTGCCTGCGGACTTCTGCGTGATCGCCGTCGGGGGAGTGGAGACCGCTGAAGACGTGCAGCAGCGCCTGGATGCCGGTGCGACGCTCGTGCAGGGCTATACGGCGTTCCTGTACCGCGGTCCGCTGTGGGCGCGTCAGATCAACCGCGGGATGCGGGCGCGCTGAGCGCCCGCACACCACGCAGGATCATTCCGGGTACTGACCGCGCTTGACCTGCGGCTTCGGCAGGCGCATGAAGCGCATCTGCAGTGCGCGCATGGCCGCGTACCAGCCGAGGCCCTTCTCGCGACGCTCCGCACCGAACTTGGCGTCGATCTTGCGCTTGACACGGAAGTTCAGAAGAACCATGTCGCCGATCGCGAGCAGCATGTAGCCCCACAGGCCGACCATCGCGTACAGCTGCACCGCGGGGATCGGAGTCAGGTTGAGCAGGATGACCAGCAGCATCGCCGCCATCAGCCACTCTGAGATGTGCCAGCCGGCATCCACGTAATCGCGGACCCAGCGCCGCTGCGGCCCCTTGTCGCGGGCGGGCAGGTACTTGTCCTCGCCGTTCTCCATGCCGACGCGGGCACGATCGCGGCGGGCCTGCAGGTCGGCCTTGGCGGCGGCGCGGGCCTCCTTGGTGTTGGCGACCAGCGGGCGGCGGTTCGCGGCCTCGCGCTCGGCGCGCGTCGGCGTCGCGCGACCCTTGCCCGCAGCGGGCGTCTCAGGGGCGTCGTCGTTGGCGGGAGTGGAGTTGGGCACGTTCGACCTCAGTTCGGAATTCGGGTTCCCCTTAAGATTACTCGCATGACCTCGCCTGCACCTTCGAGCCTTCCCACAACAGAAGCCGCCATCCTCGAGGCGGTCGCCCTCGGCATCCCCGCAGCCCTCTCCGATCTCGGTGCGCTGGTGCGCATCCCCGGCATCGCGTGGCCGGCGTTCGACCAGACGCAGCTCGAGCGCAGCGCGGATGCTGTCGCTGAGCTGGCCCGCGAAACCGGCGTCTTCGACGAGGTGCGCGTCCTGCGCGCGCATGTCGACGACACCGAAGAGCTCGGCCAGCCCGCTGTGCTCGCCACACGAGTCGCCAAGGGCGGCAAGCCGACGATCCTGCTCTATGCGCACCACGACGTGCAGCCGCCGGGAGACGACGAGCTGTGGCAGACG from Microbacterium sp. H1-D42 carries:
- a CDS encoding DUF3043 domain-containing protein, encoding MPNSTPANDDAPETPAAGKGRATPTRAEREAANRRPLVANTKEARAAAKADLQARRDRARVGMENGEDKYLPARDKGPQRRWVRDYVDAGWHISEWLMAAMLLVILLNLTPIPAVQLYAMVGLWGYMLLAIGDMVLLNFRVKRKIDAKFGAERREKGLGWYAAMRALQMRFMRLPKPQVKRGQYPE
- a CDS encoding quinone-dependent dihydroorotate dehydrogenase produces the protein MYSLLFRHVLTRFDPEFAHHAAMAVIRVLGARPFSWATRAITAPSPEQQVHALGLTFPSAFGVAAGFDKNAVGVRGLDALGFGHIEIGTVTAIPQEGNPKPRLFRLVPDRAVINRMGFNNAGADAAADRLRGLRRRAPRAVIGANIGKSRVVAVEDAIDDYVASAVKLAPLADYLAVNVSSPNTPGLRGLQAVETLAPLLRAVKAAAGATPLLVKIAPDLPDDEIGAIARLAVDEGLAGIIAHNTTIARDGLRTDAAVVEAAGAGGLSGAPLKERSLEVLAVVKDAVPADFCVIAVGGVETAEDVQQRLDAGATLVQGYTAFLYRGPLWARQINRGMRAR